One stretch of Legionella birminghamensis DNA includes these proteins:
- the glpK gene encoding glycerol kinase GlpK codes for MTYLLAIDQGTSSTRAMLYERNGRLVSSSQYPLTQYYPESGWVEHCPEEIWSKTLAAMKDVVNGIDLKSILACGITNQRETVLVWNRKTGECLHRAIVWQDRRTQDFCDRLQAERENIQAKTGLLPDPYFSASKIHWLIENNPEVRRLADSAELAAGTVDSFLIWRLTRGKSHVTDITNASRTLLFNLHEKQWDRDLLSLFKVNPQLLPEVLPCDAHFGSIDSSWLGAEIPITGVAGDQQAALIGQRCFKKGMVKATYGTGGFLMMNTGEHPVSSANQLLSTIAYQVNNQIAYALEGSLYHAGTTIKWLRDEMKLIQSAAETEALARSINDNAGVYLVPAFTGLGAPYWIPASGAMITGLSRTSNRAHIARAALESVAYLTREVIACMQEACRTDLSILRVDGGMAANDWLLQFLANQCRMTVQKPLDIESTAQGAAMLAALGSALYSNLEALESSWECARTYHFNDDSVQRKRDFDGWKKAVEMLRA; via the coding sequence ATGACCTACTTACTTGCAATCGATCAGGGAACAAGCAGTACAAGAGCCATGCTCTATGAACGTAATGGCAGGCTTGTCTCCTCGAGCCAATATCCTCTTACCCAATATTATCCTGAATCCGGGTGGGTTGAACATTGCCCGGAAGAAATTTGGTCCAAAACATTGGCTGCCATGAAGGATGTTGTTAATGGCATTGATTTAAAATCCATTCTTGCCTGCGGAATAACCAATCAGCGGGAAACGGTTTTGGTTTGGAACAGAAAAACCGGGGAATGCCTGCACCGGGCTATTGTCTGGCAAGACCGAAGAACCCAGGATTTCTGTGATAGACTGCAAGCCGAGCGAGAGAATATACAGGCTAAAACCGGCCTTTTACCGGATCCCTATTTTTCTGCCAGCAAGATTCACTGGCTCATTGAAAATAATCCTGAGGTACGCCGCCTGGCGGATTCTGCTGAGCTGGCTGCAGGTACAGTAGACAGTTTTTTAATCTGGCGGCTGACCCGAGGCAAATCGCATGTCACGGATATAACCAATGCTTCGAGAACCTTGTTATTTAACCTCCACGAAAAACAGTGGGACAGGGATTTGCTTAGCTTATTTAAAGTGAATCCTCAACTGTTACCGGAAGTGCTTCCCTGTGATGCCCATTTTGGAAGCATCGACAGCTCCTGGCTTGGCGCTGAAATTCCCATCACAGGTGTTGCGGGAGATCAGCAGGCCGCCCTGATAGGACAGCGCTGCTTTAAAAAAGGGATGGTTAAAGCGACTTACGGTACAGGAGGCTTTTTGATGATGAACACTGGGGAACACCCGGTTTCATCTGCTAATCAGCTGTTAAGTACCATCGCCTACCAGGTTAACAATCAAATTGCCTATGCCCTGGAAGGAAGCCTTTATCATGCCGGGACTACCATTAAATGGCTAAGGGATGAAATGAAGCTCATTCAATCGGCTGCGGAAACTGAAGCCTTGGCCAGATCGATCAATGACAATGCGGGAGTTTATCTTGTTCCAGCATTTACAGGTTTGGGTGCACCGTACTGGATCCCCGCTTCCGGCGCTATGATCACGGGTCTTTCCCGTACTAGCAATCGCGCACATATTGCCCGGGCTGCACTGGAAAGCGTTGCCTATTTAACGCGCGAAGTCATTGCCTGCATGCAGGAAGCTTGCAGAACGGATTTATCCATTTTGCGTGTAGACGGTGGGATGGCAGCCAATGACTGGCTTCTTCAGTTCCTGGCCAATCAGTGCCGTATGACTGTGCAAAAGCCGCTTGATATCGAATCAACAGCGCAGGGCGCAGCGATGCTTGCAGCTTTGGGCTCTGCCCTATATTCCAATCTTGAAGCTTTGGAAAGCAGCTGGGAATGTGCCAGAACCTATCATT